Within the Anaerotignum faecicola genome, the region CATCCGCCTGTGCCAGTCGTTCTGCCAGCTCCTGCGCCGCCTGTGCCGCTTCCTCCTGCGCCGCACCTGTCAGCAGAATACTGAAAAATGCGGAAAACGGCGGATAGCCCATCATCTGCCGCATGAGCATTTCTTCCTCATAAAAGCCTTCATAATCCTGCTTCGCGGCATACTGCACCGCATAGTGCTGTGGCTGATAGGTCTGGAGAAACACGCGCCCTCTGTCATCCCTTCTGCCGGCACGTCCTGCCGCCTGCAGCATCAGCCGAAAGCCCGTTTCCGCCGCCGTAAAGCTGTCCGCATTTAAGGATAAATCCGCCGCCATAATGCCCACCAGCGTCACATTGGGGTAATCATGCCCCTTGGCAATCATCTGCGTCCCAATCAGAATATCCGCCTCTCCTGCCGCAAATGCCGCAAGAATTTTTTCATGGCTGTGCTTTGTCAGCGTGGTATCCAAATCCATCCGCAGAATCCTTGCTTCCGGAAACAGCTTTCCTGCTTCCTCCTCTATTTTCTGTGTCCCTGTGCCGAAATAACGAATATACTTCGAGCCACAGACAGGGCAGACCTTCGGCAAAGGGGCTCTCCTGCCGCAATAATGGCAAGCCAGCGCATGCTCCTTCGCATGATAGGTATAGGTTAAATCACATTCCGGGCATTTCATCACATGCCCACAGCTACGGCAGGAAACAAAGGTTGCATATCCTCTGCGGTTCAAAAAGAGCATGGTCTGCTCGCCCTTCTCCAGATTCCTGCGGATTTCCGCCTGCAATGCTCTGCCGAACGCAGAACGGTTGCCCTCTGCCAGCTCCTTTCGCATATCCGTCACAAGCATCCGCGGCAGAACGCCGCCGCCCGTCCGCTCCTTTAATTCCAGCAGCAGAAATTCTCCCTGTTTTGCTTTGTAATAGCTGATGAAATCGGGCGTTGCCGTCCCCATCAGAAAGAGCGCACCATAGCGTTTTGCCAGTGCCGCCGCAACGTCCTTTGTGTCATATTTCGGGGTAATATCGGAAACATAGCTGTTCTCGTGTGCCTCATCCATGATAATTGCGCCAACCTTCGGAAACGGCAGAAACAAAGCCGACCGTGCGCCTATCACAACCGAAATTTCGCCATCCCTTGCCTTTTTCCACTGGTCAACTCTCTCCCCCATGGAAAGGCGGCTGTGCGTCACGCTGACTGCATCCCCAAAGCGGGAAACGAACCGCTCCGCAAGCAAAGGGGTTAAGGCAATCTCCGGCACAAGTACAATCGCCTGCTCGCCCCTCGCCAGAACCTCCGCAATGATCTGCATATAAATCTCCGTTTTGCCGCTGCCCGTCACGCCATGCAGAAGTACAGGCTTTTTTTCTTCCTGCTCCAATTCCCGATGCAAAGCAGAAAGCGCCGCCGCCTGCTCTGCCGTCGGGGTAAAGGGCTGTGTCCGTTCCACCGTATCCGCATCAAAGACATTTCGCCGTTCCGTCTGCCTCCGTTCCCGCAGGATGCCCTTTTTCAGCAGGGTTTTAATGGGAGAATCCGTAATGCCGAGGGCTTCCTTCAGCTCTGCGGCAGTTGCTTCTCTGCCGTTTGCAAGGTACTCCAGCAGCAGCCTTTGCCCCTCCAGACGCTTCTCCTTCTCCGCCTTTTTCCATGCCGCTTCCAGAAGGGGATGGTCTCTGTCCAGAGAATAGAGCCGTTTTTCGTTTTTGTATTCACTGCGGTGCAGCTCCTGCTTCAGCGCAAGCAGCCCCTTTCCCTCTGCCTTCCGCAGAAATGTCAGGCAATCTCCGCCGAATTCTGCCTGTACCTCCTCCAAGGGAATTTCCCTTCGTTCCCCGAATAATGCAAGCAGCGCCGTTTCCTTCGGGGTCAGCTTCGTTTCAGCATCAAGCGATTTTCGGCTGACTGTCCAGCTGCTTTTTGTGCGGATGCCAGGCGGCATAATTGCCTGCAGGCATTGGTTCAGCGTGCAGAAATAGCGTTCCTTCATCCATTCCGCCAAATCCAGAAGGGCAGGGGTAAAGGTTGGTCTGCCCTCATCCAGAACCTCAAGAAGCTCCTTGATTTTATCCGCAGGCACCTCTGTTTTTTCGGAAAGAGAAATGACATAGCCCTCCGCCTTTTTGTTGCGGCTGCCAAATGGCACAATCACCCTTACACCGATTTCCACTGCCATCCCTTCGGGAATCCGATAATCAAACAGCTTATCCATTTCCGGCTGATTCAGCCCAACAATCACCTTCGCATACATCACTTCTCACCTCCCTACAAAAACAGCCCGTAAAAACGGGCTATTTTCCTTACATATTATTCTTTCTCGGTTTCCTCTGCCATGCTTGCAAAATCAACCTCTGCCAGTGCAACCTCTTTGTCCTCTTCCTCAGGCTTGCCCTCGCGGATTTTCAGCTTTCCTTCGTAAATTTCATTGACTGCGATGGAAACGGGCTTATCCACCTCAATATGGTCAATCATGGGCTGCTGATGATCTACCAGCTGTCTTGCTCTTTTTGCCGCCGCAATCACGATGGTATATCTGCTGGCAATGGTAATATCCTCGGAATCCTGTGTGATAACCTCCAGAATATCGGAATAAGAAGGTCTTAACATATTACATCTCTCCTTTGAAAATCTTTTTGATATTTTTATTTCTGCTGCATTTCATCTTTTCTGCCGCAACGATAGTCAGCATATCCTCAGTTGCCTGCTCTACGGTGTCATTGATGACCAGATAATCGTATTCCTCTACCAGCTCCATCTCCTCCAATGCGCGGCGCAATCGTTTGTTGATGGTTTCTTTATCCTCGGTGCCGCGTTTGGTCAGGCGGTTGCCCAGCTCCTCCAGATTGGGCGGAACCATGAAAATCAGCACGCCTTCGGGGTAAATTTTCTTTACCTGCAGCGCACCCTGTACCTCAATCTCCAGAATGACATTATTGCCTGCCATCAGCTGTTCTGTTACATATTTTCTGGGTGTGCCGTAATAATTGCCGCAGAATTCCGCCCATTCCAGAAGCTCCTTGCGGTCGCGCATTTTCTCAAATTCCTCTCTGGTATGGAAGAAATAATGCACCCCGTCCTTCTCATATTCTCTGGGCTTTCTTGTTGTTGCGGAAATGGAAAGCGAAAAATTGTTCTTCTCGCAAAGACGCTCTACAATCGTCCCTTTGCCGGAACCAGAAGGACCGGAGATAATCAATAAAATACCCTGTTTATTCATGTGTATTTCCCCTTTATCCTATAAATAGCCTTTCTTTTTTATTGCGAAAAAAGGCTGTTACTCCAAATTTTGAATCTGTTCTCTGATTTTTTCGATTTCACTTTTCAGTTCAATCGTGGCCTTTACAATCTGAATATCATTCGCCTTGGATGCGATGGTATTGGATTCTCTGTTCATTTCCTGAATCAGAAAGTCCAGCTTACGTCCTACCTGTCCGCCACCATCCAGAATATCCTTCAGTTGAATCAGATGGCTTTCCAGTCTGGTCACTTCCTCATCCACGCAGCCGCGGTCTGCAAAAACCGCAACCTCTGTCGCAATGCGCTGTGGATCAACATCAACGCCGCCCAGCAAATCCTTCAGGCGGTTATTCAGCTTTTCCTGATATTCCACAACCACCAGAGGGGAGCGTTCCTTCACCTCTGCCACAAGCGTCCTGATGCGTTCGCCCTTCAAAAGGATATCCTTTTTCAGATTTTCGCCCTCAACGGTACGCATGGCAACGAATTTTTCCACTGCCTCATCCAGTGCAGGCACCAATGCCTCCCAGATGACTTCTTCCTCCTGCTGTGCCTTCTCCACCGTAATCACATCGGGGAATTTTGCCGCCAGCTCCAGCTTATTTTCGCTGTAGATGCCGAATTTTTCTTCTATCAGCTTCAGCTTTTCGATATATGCCGCCGCCAGTGCTTCGTTCAGCTTTACCTCCACATCCGCTGCGGAAAAGGTTTCAAAGCTGATATACACATCAGTCTTGCCGCGAAATACCTCATGCATGATTCTTTTTTTGATTTTATCCTCCAGACCTGCCAGAGAACGGGGCAGCTTAATCGTCATGTCATTATAACGATGGTTTACGGATTTCATTTCCACCGTAAACTTTCTTTCCTCTGCGATATGCTCGCCGCGTCCATAGCCTGTCATGCTTCTTACACTTGCACTCATGTTTCGGTTCCTTTCTATGCTTCGTTCCAAAAATCGTTGTTTTATTATACATAAGTGTTTGCCAAATAGCAAGGAAAACCGCAAATTGTATCCACTATTTTTAATCATTTTTTAATATTTCCTTCATTTTAGAATTTTTTTGCAAATCCTACTGCTTTTCTTGGTAATCCGTTTGAAAAAATAATGCAAAAAAGAAAATCCTATGTTAAAATTATGAATTAACCAAATGTATTCAAGGAGGTGTTCCTTATGGCACTGGACGGCATTACAACCTCTGCCATCGTATCAGAACTCAAAGCAGCCCTTTTAGGCGGGCGTATCGATAAAATCCATCAGCCCCTTGCGGATGAAATTCGTATGTCAATTCGTGGGCTTGGCAGCGGCGCAAAGAAAATCATCATTTCCGCCAACTCTGCCCATCCCCGTATCCACCTGACCGAAAGCAGCCGCGAAAACCCTATGACCGCGCCCTTATTCTGCATGGTCATGCGCAAGCATATCGCGGGCGGCAAAATTATAGATATTGTGCAGCCGAATTTCGAGCGTATCATCATCCTCAGGATTGAATCCGCCAATGAAATGGGTGATATCACTACAAAAAATCTGATTCTGGAAATCATGGGCAAGCACAGCAACCTTATCCTGACCGATGAAACCGGCAAAATTCTGGATTCCATCAAGCGTGTCACCCATGAGAAAAGCTCTGTCCGAGAGGTACTCCCCGGCAAGGAATATGTTTTCCCCCCTTCGCAGGATAAGAAAAACCCCCTCCTTGCCGAACAGGCGGATTTCCTCTTTTCCCTGCATTTGCAGGAAGGCAGAAGGCTGCAGGAATTTCTTTATCAAACCTACACCGGCATCAGCCCTGTCATGGCAGGCGAAATCTGCACCCGTGCAGGGTTGGATGCTTCGGATTCCTGTCAGGAAACCACATTGGAAAACAGTGAACGGCTCTTTGCCGCCTTTGAAAAAACCATGCAGGAGGTCAAAGCGGCGGACTTCTGCCCTGCCATTTATTATCAGAAGGAAAATAATCGCATTGTCGATTTTGCCGTTCTGAAAATGCAGCAATTTCAAGGCCTTGCCGCAAAGCCCTTTCCTTCCGTTTCTGCCCTTCTGGAGGGCTTTTATCAGGAGCGGGATAATGCGGCACATATCCGCCAGAAGGCGCAGGATATGCGAAAGCTGGTAACCAATCATATCGAACGCTGTGTGAAGAAAAAGGAAATTCAGCTAAAAACACGCCGCGAAACAAAGGGCATGGATTTATGGAAGAAAAAGGGCGAGCTCCTGACTGCCAATATCTATGCCGTTCCGCAGGGCGTAACAACCTTCAAAACCATTGATTATTACGAGGAGTCCATGCCCGAAATCGAAATTGCCATTGACCCCGCAAAAACACCTGCGGAAAATGCGCAGAAATATTTTGCAAAATACAACAAGGCAAAGCGTACCCTTGCGGCACTGGAAATACAGGAAAAACAGAATAACGAGGAGCTGGCGTATCTGGAAAGCGTCCTCAACGCACTGGAAAACGCCAAGGAGGATGCCGATCTTTCCGAAATCCGCACAGAATTAGCGGAAAGCGGCTTCATCCGCAGGCAGGCACAGAAAAAAGGACAGCCGAAGCCGAAAAGGGCAAAGCCCCTGCGTTATATTTCCTCCGATGGGTATGAAATTCTGGTCGGGAAAAGCAATCTGCAAAATGACGAGCTGACGCTGCGCACCGCCGAGCCGACAGACCTCTGGATGCACACGAAGGATATCCCCGGCTCCCATGTCATCATCCGCACCAACGGGCAAAGCGAGCTGCCCGAAGCCACGATGGAGGAAGCTGCAAACCTTGCCGCCTTCTACAGTAAAGCGAAAAACAGCAGCATGGTTCCTGTGGATTATACCCAAAGAAAAAATATCAAAAAACCAAACGGGGCAAAGCCGGGCATGGTGATTTATCTGACGAATAAAACCATTTACATCACCCCCGACGAAGCCCGTATCCAACAAATGAAAAATGAATAAATAAGATACCTTCAGAAAGGAGCATGATTTATGGCAAAAGCCTTTCGTTACGCACTCAAGCACAGCCTTCCCATCCTCATCAGCTATATCCCCGTTGCCCTTGCTTACGGGGTACTGATGCAGAACTGCGGCTATAATTTCGTCTGGACAGGCGCATGCAGCATTTTCGTTCTGGCAGGCTCTCTGCAATATCTGATGGTGACCTTCTTCGCCGGCGGCGTTTCGCTTCTGACCGTTGCGATTATGTCACTCCTGCTCAACAGCCGTCATATTTTCTATGGGCTGTCCTTCATCGAAAAATTCCGTACCTTCGGTCCTTGGAAATATTTTCTCATCTATTCCCTGACGGATGAAAATTATTCCCTCCACTGTTCGCATCATTTCGAGTCGGATGTCAATGAAAAATGGGCGTATGTGCTGACGGCGTTTCTGTCCATCTCCTATTGGATTATCCTGAGCATCATCGGTGCGCTGATTGGGAGCATGCTTCCCTTCAACACCACAGGCATTGATTTTGCGCTGACCGCCCTTTTCATCGTTATCCTGATAGAGCAGATACTTGGCGCGGATAACCGCCTGCCGGCATGGCTTGCCTTTGTTTCCGCCATCGTCTGTCTGCTTATCTTCGGGCCAAGCAATTTCATTCTGCCTTCGCTGGTGATTACCGTTGCTCTTTTAAGCATCCTGCGTCACCGTATCGAGCCTGTAAAAGCTGTAAAAGAAGAAAAGGAGGAAGCGTAAATGGTTTTAACTACAATGCAATCTATTGCAATCATTGCCGTCTGCGGCATCTGCACCCTTCTGGAGCGTGCCCTGCCCTTCCTCATTTTCAGCGGCAGAGCCGTTCCAGAGCCTGTACGCTATCTGGGGCGTGTGCTTCCGATGGCAATTATGGCAACCCTTGTCATTTATTGTCTGAAGGGCATTTCTTTTTCCTCTGCGGCAGGCTTTGCGCCGCTCTTGATTGCCTCCGCGGTAACAGCCATTCTGCACCTCTGGAAAAGAAGCACTCTCATCAGCATTTTCTGCGGCACTGTCTGCTATATGGTTCTGGTGCAGCTTGTATTTGCATAATACTACATAATTTTAACAGAAAAACCCTCCGTATTTTTTCCATACGAAGGGTTCTTTTTTTGCAATTTTTTAATTATAATTTTTTGATTATAATTTTAAAATTCTGTTTCCGTGATAGGTGCTTCGGCTGCATCTGCCGCTTCTGCTGTCTGCGGGGCAGCCTGATTCTGCTCCAGTCCATAATGCACGCGCACCAGATGGTCGATTTCCGCGCACATTTCGGGATGCTCGCGCAGGAACTGCTTTGCGTTTTCACGCCCTTGCCCGATACGGGTTTCCTTATAGGCATACCATGCGCCGCTCTTGTTTACGATATCCACATCTGCCGCCAGATCCAGAATATCCCCCTCCTTGGAGATGCCCTTGCCGTAGATAATATCAAACTCTGCCGTTCTGAAGGGAGGTGCTACCTTGTTTTTCGCAACCTTTACCTTTGTGCGGTTGCCGACAATTTCCGTTCCCTGCTTCAGCACATCCGCCTTTCTGATTTCCATACGGATAGAGGAATAGAATTTCAGTGCGCGGCCGCCCGTTGTGGTTTCGGGATTGCCGAAGGTTACGCCGATTTTCTCACGCAGCTGGTTGATGAAAACAACCGTACAATTCGATTTATTGGTAATACCTGTCAGCTTTCTCAATGCCTGGCTCATCAGTCTTGCCTGCAAGCCCATGTGGGAATCACCCATTTCGCCCTCGATTTCCGCACGGGGCACCAATGCCGCTACGGAGTCCACAATCACAATATCAATCGCACCGCTGCGTACCATCGTTTCGGTGATTTCCAACGCCTGTTCGCCGTCATCCGGCTGAGAAATATAGAGGTTATCAATATCAACCCCCAGTGCCTTTGCATAAGTGGGGTCCATCGCATGCTCCGCATCCACATACCCTGCAATGCCGCCGCGCTTCTGCACCTCTGCCACCATGTGCAGGGCAACCGTTGTCTTACCGGAGGATTCAGGGCCATAAACCTCAACGATTCTGCCCTTCGGCAGACCGCCAACCCCCAACGCCAAATCCAGGCTCAGAGAGCCGGTCGGCACAACCTCAACCGCCATTTTTGCATTATTATCCCCCAGCTTCATTACCGCACCCTTGCCAAACTGCTTCTCAATCTGGCTTAGTGCCGCATCCAGTGCCTTTTGCTTATCTTCAAATTTTACATCTTCCTTTTGTGCCTTTGCCGCCATTTTATTTCCACCTTTCCAAACCCTATCGGATTCTGTTTATATTCACGAATATTTGTTCTCTTTTTTTCCATTCTATTCGATTTTGTTCGCCTTGTCAACGGCTATTTTCTCTCCTGCACAGGCTTTTCCGCCAAAGCCATTGCCGCAAAAATCACCGCACACCCCAGATATCCCCTGAAGTGCATCCGTTCGCCGTATAAAATCGCAGAAAATACCGCCGCAAAAATAGATTCCGTTGTAATGATGATTGCCGCCTTGTTCGGCGCAGTGCTTTGCTGTCCGATGCTTTGCAGCACAAAATAAAGCGCGGTGCAAAATGCCCCTGCGTAGAAAAAGTTTCCGAAGGCAGGCAATGTCAGAGGCGGCATATCCCATCCCGTAAACATCAGAATCACCGTCATCACCGCAAGGGTCGAAAGATTCTCCACAATCGCAATATGCACAGAATCGCAGTCCTTTGTCAGATTCCCCAGAAACGCCATTTGCAGCGAAAACGCCACCGCCGCCAAGAGTGACAGCCCTGCCCCGAAATCCAGACGAAAATCCGCCGTCAGAGAAAGGCAGCAAACGCCAAAGAGCGTCATCCCCGCCGCCAGAAAGCAGTTCCGATTCGGCTTCTGCCTGAACACACCCCAGCAGACAAACGGCACAATGACCGCAGGAATATTCACCAGAAACGCATTGACCGATGGCGTGGTGTATTGCAGCCCAACCGTCATCAGAAGAAACATTGCCGCAAGCAGTGCCCCCAAAATACTGCCGACCCTCCATTCCTCTTTGGTAATTCGTTTCAGCCGTTTGCAATAAACCAGACACATGCAGACGGATGCCGTCAGAAAACGCCCGAAAATCACCTGAAATGGGTCATATCCCCAATCCAGAAGATATTTCAGGCTGATAAAGCCGCCGCCGCCGATAAATGCCGCCAGAAGCAGCAGCCAATCTCCCTTATGCTTCATCATTGATTACCTTCCTCAGCCGGTTCAGCGCAGTATATGCCGCACGTTCTCTGATTTTGTTCCGCTTCCCGACAAAATGGCAGGTGTACACCTCCGTTTTTCCTTTATAAGCAATCGCAATATAAACCAGACCGACCGGCTTGCCCTCGCTGCTTTCCGGACCTGCAACGCCCGTAGTTGCCACGCCGATGTCTGCGCCGCTTGTTCTCGCAATGCCCTCCGCCATTTCCTTCGCCGTTTCCTCGCTGACTGCGCCGTATTTCTCCAGTGTTTCCGCCTTTACGCCGAGTCTGTGCATTTTCGCCTCATTGGAATAGGTCACACAGCCCTCCACAAGTGCCGCAGAAATTCCCGGATATTCCACCAGATTAGACGCAATCATACCGCCGGTGCAGGATTCCGCCACCGCTAACGTGAGTTGCTTTTGCAACAGCTGTTCTGCCACAACGGTTTCCAAATCGGTTTCGCCCTCGCCATAGACCGCATCGCCCAATCTTTCCTTCAATACCGCCGCAACAGGGTCAATCAGTCGATTTGCTTCCTCCTCGTCCCTTGCCTTTGCCGTAATGCGCAGAATTGCCTCGCCATCCTTCGCATAGGGCGCAATCGTCGGGTTGGTCTGCGCATCAATGATATCCTTTACCCTTTCCTCCATGGCACTCTCGCCCACCTCTGCCACGCGCAGAATACGGGAAACAAAGGTAAATTCCTGCTTCTTCGCCAGATAAGGCTTCACCTGATTTTGGAACATGGGAATCGTTTCTCTCGGAGGGCCGGGCAGCATCACAATCATCTTTCCGTTCTTCTCCATAATAATCCCCGGTGCCGTGCCGTTATCGTTATACAGCACAATCCCGTTTTTCTCCGGCACCATTGCCTGCTTCACGTTGTTTTCCGTCATCACTCTGCCTGTGCGGTCAAAATATTTCCGAATTCTGCCCAATGCTCTTTCATCCAGAATCAGCCTTTCCCCGAAATATTCCGCCGCCGTTTCCTTCGTCAGGTCATCCTCTGTCGGCCCTAAGCCGCCTGTTGTAATAATCAAATCCGCTCTGGAAAAGGCATGAAAAATCGTATCCTTTAAACGCTGTGGGTTATCCCCAACAACCGTCTGATAATATACCTCTATCCCCAGATTGGCCAGCTCCTGCGCCAGAAACTGTGCATTTGTATTCAAAATATCCCCCAACAGCAGCTCCGTGCCAACTGCAAGAATCTCTGCCTTCATGTTTCTTCCTCCTTTGTGTCTTTTCCTCTATTGTACCGTTTTTATCATCGGATTCCAATATTCCGAAATAAAAAAGAGAGCCTTTTCAAACAAAGCGCTCTCTTTCATTTTTCTCTTAGCCCATCAGAACCTGCTTATTCTTAATGATATAATCCGCGCCGGAGAAAATCGTAAAGAATACCGCCAGAATCACCAGAAGCTTTTCCAGAACAGGCATGCACGCAAACGGCAGATTCAGCAGCAGCACAGGAATCATAATCATCTGCGTGGTGGTTTTCACCTTCCCCCACCAGCTTGCCGCCATCACGATATTCGCCTCCATCGCAAGGGTACGGAAGCCTGTAATGGCAAATTCTCTTGCCAAAATCACGATAACGACCCATGCCGCCAAGTCCTTTAAGGCAACCATGGAAACCAATGCAGACATCACCAACAGCTTGTCCGCAAGAGGGTCCATAAATTTCCCGAAGTTGGAAACCATGTTGTATTTTCTTGCAATCTTGCCATCCAGCATATCCGTTAAGGATGCCACGATAAAAATAATCACTGCAATATATCTGTTCATTGGCTCAGGTGCCAGAAACAGCACCAGCAAGAATGCCGGAATCATAACCACACGCAGCATGGTCAGCTTATTCGCCAAATTCATATCCATAAACCACATCTCCCATCAAATCATAATCGCCTGCTTCTCGAATCCTTACCGTTACAAAATCACCGGAATACAGCTCCTCCTCCGAGGAAACAAATACCAAGCCGTCAATTTCGGGGGCATCCCTTCTTGTTCTGCCACAGAAAATATTTTCTTCAGGCAGCTTGCCCTCAATCAGCACCTCCATCACCTTGCCGACCTCTTTTTCACAAAGCGCAGCCGCAATGGATTTCTGTATATCCATGATGATATCCCTGCGTTCTTCCTTCGTTTCCTCCGGAATCTGGTTTTCCATTTCCGCCGCAACCGTGCCTTCCTCCTGCGAATAGGAGAACACACCCAGACGGTCGAATTTCATTTCCTGCACGAAGCTCTGCAAATCCGCAAATTCTTCCTCTGTCTCCCCGGGGAACCCGACAATCAGCGTGGTGCGGATGGCAATATCGGGCATAGCCGCTCTCAGCCTTGCCACCTTCTCCCGAATGAGTGCCTGACTGCTCTTTCTGCCCATGCGCTTCAGTACGGCATCATTCCCATGCTGAATCGGCATATCAATATAATGACAAACCTTTTCACAGCTTGCCATTGCCTCAATGGTTTCCTCTGTCAGCGTTTCGGGATACGCATACAGCAGGCGAATCCACTCCAGCCCCTCAATAGCATTCAGCCGCCGCAGAAGCTCATCCAGCATCGGCTTGCCGTATAAATCTCTGCCGTAGATCGAGGTATCCTGTGCAACAATTACCAATTCCTTCACGCCCTGCTGTGCCAAAAGGGTTGCTTCCTCCACAAGGCTTTCCAGCTCTCTGCTACGGTGTCTGCCACGCATTTGCGGAATCACACAATAGGTGCAACGGTTGTCGCAGCCCTCAGAAATTTTCAGATACGCAAAATATGGTGCGGTCGAAAGCACACGCAGCTTGCCGTTTCCATCCTGCATAGCAAGGTCAATGCTTTCCAGCTGCTTCACCTGCTCCTTGCCGCCCAGAATTTCATCCGCAACTTCCGCGATGGATTCGTACGCCGTTGTACCGATAATGGCATCCACCTCCGGCAATTCATCAAAAAATTCCTTTTCATATCTCTGCCCTAAGCAGCCTGCCACAATCAATCCCTTGCAGTTCCCCACATCAGGGTTCTTATATTGGGACATCTCCAGAATGGTTTCAATGCTTTCTTCCAAAGCATCCTTGATAAAGCAGCAGGTATTCACCACGATGATATCCGCCTCTGCCTCATCCGCTACCGCTGTGTAGCCGTTTTTCTGCAAAATCCCCAGCATAACCTCACTGTCAACTCTATTCTTATCGCACCCCAAAGAGGTGAATGCGATTTTTCTGCTCATTGTATTCCTCCTTAAAATCTTCTCTTTTTTCCATCATTATATTTTACTATAAAACCGGGAAAATTGCTATATTTCCGCAAAATTCTTTTTCCCTCTTTCTGCCAAAGAAAAACCCCCGAAAATATCGAGGGTTGCTTCTCTTATTCTGCTGTTTCGTATTCCTGCAAAAGTCCTTCCAGTAGGTCTGTTGCTTTTGTTTTCTCCTTTCCCGTAACCATGTAGGCGGTATCTCTGAAATCAATGCGTCCTCCCTCCCAGCAGGCGAGCGACTCATACCGTCCTTCCGTTTCGCTGTCGTACCGAATCATCATTGTATAATACGGTTCCTGTTCCTGCCTGTCGGAAAAGAACTTCTCCCATGGCATCATTTTTCTGACCTCTATTTCACCCAACGCATCCAATGCCTTCTGCATCCGTTCCTTCTCTCTGATTTCTGCCCCACTCACATAGCCTGTATCATTTTTTATCTCCATCATCTGCACACGGCAAACCACAAAATTCTCAAGGGAAATTTCCCCCTCCTCGGAAAGCGGTTTGCTCCGAAAAGAAACTGCCATCCAGATAACCACGATTACAACCAAGCATACAATACCCTTCAAAGCACCT harbors:
- a CDS encoding AzlC family ABC transporter permease gives rise to the protein MAKAFRYALKHSLPILISYIPVALAYGVLMQNCGYNFVWTGACSIFVLAGSLQYLMVTFFAGGVSLLTVAIMSLLLNSRHIFYGLSFIEKFRTFGPWKYFLIYSLTDENYSLHCSHHFESDVNEKWAYVLTAFLSISYWIILSIIGALIGSMLPFNTTGIDFALTALFIVILIEQILGADNRLPAWLAFVSAIVCLLIFGPSNFILPSLVITVALLSILRHRIEPVKAVKEEKEEA
- the priA gene encoding primosomal protein N'; the protein is MYAKVIVGLNQPEMDKLFDYRIPEGMAVEIGVRVIVPFGSRNKKAEGYVISLSEKTEVPADKIKELLEVLDEGRPTFTPALLDLAEWMKERYFCTLNQCLQAIMPPGIRTKSSWTVSRKSLDAETKLTPKETALLALFGERREIPLEEVQAEFGGDCLTFLRKAEGKGLLALKQELHRSEYKNEKRLYSLDRDHPLLEAAWKKAEKEKRLEGQRLLLEYLANGREATAAELKEALGITDSPIKTLLKKGILRERRQTERRNVFDADTVERTQPFTPTAEQAAALSALHRELEQEEKKPVLLHGVTGSGKTEIYMQIIAEVLARGEQAIVLVPEIALTPLLAERFVSRFGDAVSVTHSRLSMGERVDQWKKARDGEISVVIGARSALFLPFPKVGAIIMDEAHENSYVSDITPKYDTKDVAAALAKRYGALFLMGTATPDFISYYKAKQGEFLLLELKERTGGGVLPRMLVTDMRKELAEGNRSAFGRALQAEIRRNLEKGEQTMLFLNRRGYATFVSCRSCGHVMKCPECDLTYTYHAKEHALACHYCGRRAPLPKVCPVCGSKYIRYFGTGTQKIEEEAGKLFPEARILRMDLDTTLTKHSHEKILAAFAAGEADILIGTQMIAKGHDYPNVTLVGIMAADLSLNADSFTAAETGFRLMLQAAGRAGRRDDRGRVFLQTYQPQHYAVQYAAKQDYEGFYEEEMLMRQMMGYPPFSAFFSILLTGAAQEEAAQAAQELAERLAQADEEEIATILGPTALPKFRGEYRYQIIVKAAEEEPLRQLVLPTAERMKKERNRNVRVGLALNPTNIV
- a CDS encoding Rqc2 family fibronectin-binding protein codes for the protein MALDGITTSAIVSELKAALLGGRIDKIHQPLADEIRMSIRGLGSGAKKIIISANSAHPRIHLTESSRENPMTAPLFCMVMRKHIAGGKIIDIVQPNFERIIILRIESANEMGDITTKNLILEIMGKHSNLILTDETGKILDSIKRVTHEKSSVREVLPGKEYVFPPSQDKKNPLLAEQADFLFSLHLQEGRRLQEFLYQTYTGISPVMAGEICTRAGLDASDSCQETTLENSERLFAAFEKTMQEVKAADFCPAIYYQKENNRIVDFAVLKMQQFQGLAAKPFPSVSALLEGFYQERDNAAHIRQKAQDMRKLVTNHIERCVKKKEIQLKTRRETKGMDLWKKKGELLTANIYAVPQGVTTFKTIDYYEESMPEIEIAIDPAKTPAENAQKYFAKYNKAKRTLAALEIQEKQNNEELAYLESVLNALENAKEDADLSEIRTELAESGFIRRQAQKKGQPKPKRAKPLRYISSDGYEILVGKSNLQNDELTLRTAEPTDLWMHTKDIPGSHVIIRTNGQSELPEATMEEAANLAAFYSKAKNSSMVPVDYTQRKNIKKPNGAKPGMVIYLTNKTIYITPDEARIQQMKNE
- a CDS encoding branched-chain amino acid transporter permease; the encoded protein is MVLTTMQSIAIIAVCGICTLLERALPFLIFSGRAVPEPVRYLGRVLPMAIMATLVIYCLKGISFSSAAGFAPLLIASAVTAILHLWKRSTLISIFCGTVCYMVLVQLVFA
- the rpoZ gene encoding DNA-directed RNA polymerase subunit omega; its protein translation is MLRPSYSDILEVITQDSEDITIASRYTIVIAAAKRARQLVDHQQPMIDHIEVDKPVSIAVNEIYEGKLKIREGKPEEEDKEVALAEVDFASMAEETEKE
- a CDS encoding YicC/YloC family endoribonuclease — encoded protein: MSASVRSMTGYGRGEHIAEERKFTVEMKSVNHRYNDMTIKLPRSLAGLEDKIKKRIMHEVFRGKTDVYISFETFSAADVEVKLNEALAAAYIEKLKLIEEKFGIYSENKLELAAKFPDVITVEKAQQEEEVIWEALVPALDEAVEKFVAMRTVEGENLKKDILLKGERIRTLVAEVKERSPLVVVEYQEKLNNRLKDLLGGVDVDPQRIATEVAVFADRGCVDEEVTRLESHLIQLKDILDGGGQVGRKLDFLIQEMNRESNTIASKANDIQIVKATIELKSEIEKIREQIQNLE
- the gmk gene encoding guanylate kinase; its protein translation is MNKQGILLIISGPSGSGKGTIVERLCEKNNFSLSISATTRKPREYEKDGVHYFFHTREEFEKMRDRKELLEWAEFCGNYYGTPRKYVTEQLMAGNNVILEIEVQGALQVKKIYPEGVLIFMVPPNLEELGNRLTKRGTEDKETINKRLRRALEEMELVEEYDYLVINDTVEQATEDMLTIVAAEKMKCSRNKNIKKIFKGEM